A window of Coturnix japonica isolate 7356 chromosome 2, Coturnix japonica 2.1, whole genome shotgun sequence contains these coding sequences:
- the MC2R gene encoding adrenocorticotropic hormone receptor — protein sequence MSTETPSNLIKHAGQTSISSLENITDFTLNITDCNQVVVPEEVFFTVAAAGIVENLLVLVAVIRNKNLHLPMYFFICSLAISDMLGSLYKTLENIFIILCKMGYLTRRGDFEKKLDDAMDSMFILSLLGSIFSLLAIAADRYITIFYALRYHNIMTLQRAVVILAIIWTFCAGSSIAIALFSHEVATVIPFTILFPLMMFFILCLYIHMFLLARSHAKKIASLPTSAVHQRTNMKGAITLTIFLGVFLCCWAPFVLHILLARFCPHNPYCACYMSIFHVNGTLIMCNAIIDPMIFAFRSPELRSTFKKMFCCARYNWTW from the coding sequence atgagcACAGAGACACCTTCCAACTTAATCAAACATGCAGGGCAGACAAGCATTTCATCTCTGGAAAATATAACTGATTTTACCTTAAATATCACTGACTGCAACCAAGTCGTGGTGCCAGAGGAAGTTTTTTtcactgttgctgctgctggcataGTGGAAAATCTACTTGTCCTTGTTGCTGTCATCAGAAATAAGAATTTGCACTTGCCAATGTACTTCTTCATTTGTAGCTTAGCCATTTCAGACATGTTAGGCAGCTTGTACAAAACTCTGGAGAACATCTTTATTATCTTGTGTAAAATGGGGTACCTGACACGTCGTGGGGACTTTGAGAAAAAGCTGGATGATGCTATGGATTCCATGTTCATTCTGTCTTTGCTGGGGTCCATTTTCAGCTTGCTAGCTATTGCAGCAGACAGATACATCACTATCTTCTATGCTTTGCGGTACCATAATATAATGACACTACAAAGGGCTGTGGTCATCTTAGCAATCATTTGGACATTCTGTGCTGGCAGTAGCATTGCCATTGCCCTCTTCTCCCATGAAGTAGCTACAGTTATTCCCTTCACCATCCTCTTCCCTTTAATGATGTTTTTTATACTATGCCTCTATATACATATGTTCCTCCTAGCTCGATCTCACGCTAAAAAGATTGCCTCACTGCCCACCAGTGCAGTCCATCAGAGAACTAACATGAAAGGAGCCATTACACTGACTATTTTCCTTGGAGTCTTCCTTTGCTGTTGGGCCCCCTTTGTTCTTCACATCCTTTTAGCAAGGTTTTGCCCACACAACCCTTATTGTGCCTGCTACATGTCTATTTTCCATGTGAATGGGACCCTCATAATGTGCAATGCAATCATTGATCCTATGATTTTTGCATTCCGAAGCCCAGAATTACGGAGTACATTTAAGAAGATGTTCTGCTGTGCCAGGTATAACTGGACGTGGTAG